The Myxococcales bacterium genome includes the window TGCGCCACGGACCTCGCTGAGGCGCAGGCCTATCTGGCCAGCGCGACCCCAGACTTAATTGTGAGCGAGGTTTTCTATACCTCCGCACAGCCCGGGGTCACCGAGGCGGCGCGCCCAACGGGTGGGTACGACCTGCTACGGATGGTCCGAGCTTCGACGCGTTTTGAAAACACGGCGTTTGTGTTCGTGACCGCGCTCACCGACGTCGAAAGTAAAATAGCGGGTCTCGAGCTGGGCGCCGACGAGTTTCTGACGAAGCCTATTTTTGCAAAAGAGATAGTCGCGCGCTTGCGCCTGATCTTGCAGCGCCGGTCGCACAACAAGTTGACGCAGGCGGCCGCGGGTGATCGCACGCGCTTTGCGGGCCAGCTCGCGGACATGGGCGTCGTCGATCTATTGCAAACCGTCGAGATCAGTCGCAAGTCGGGCGCGATCGCGTTGGCAGACCTCGAAAATCAGGTCGGTACCATCTATTTTAAGGATGGAAGTGTCGTTGACGCGCAGCTCGGGATACTGCAAGGCGAGCGCGCGATCTATCGCTTCTTAACGTGGCTTGACGGCAATTTCGAGGTGACCTTCCGCGACATCCCAAATGAACGTCGCATCACGACAAGCACCCAAGCGGTGCTTATGGAGGGCCTGCGACGGCTCGACGAATGGAACCGTCTATGCGAACAGCTGCCGCCGCTGGGTCACAGGCTCGACTTTGACATGGCGCAGGTCAGGCGGCGGCTGGGCGATGTGCCTGATGAGTATAATGACCTGTTGCGCTTGCTGGACGGCAAGCGCACGGCTTTGCAAGTAATCGACGCGAGTGGGGTTGCTGACCTAGAGGCGCTAGCCCAACTCGCCAAGCTCTACTTCGAGGGCTTGCTGCAGGACCGGGGGCCAGCGGAAGGCGCCGGCGCCGAGGCTGTTGCTGCAACGGCGGCGCGCGCCGTCGGCGGCAACGTGAACCCCGCGCACGAAACAGTTAGTTTCGAAGAAGCCTTCGACGGCGTGCCCTCGCGCGTGACCGAATCCGAACATCTGGAGCAACTGCGCATGCCCGCGTCTCCACCGGTAGCAACCATTACGCCTGGGTCATCTGACACGTCATTGTCGACGGAGCCAAAACAAACCAGTCCGCACGCCGCCAAGGTCACCGCACCGCAACGCTTGGCGATAAGGCCGCCGATTACGGTGCCGGCGGTTATTACGCCACGCCGGCTGAAACCAAACACCGCGCCGCTTGGACAAGAGCCGCTACGTTCTGCGCGCAATCCCCTAGACTCGCTGTCCCCGCCCATCTCGGGCGCGACGCCGCGCACGATTACGAGCAAGGCCGCCGAAATCGCTCGCGCCGCGCTAAAAGCAAATGACGAGTTTGAAAGCGATACGGCGACGCGCCAGATAGTCCCGCTGGGGATGCCGAAAGCAGCCTCCCTCATGCCTGGGATGGCGGGCATGTCGCAGGGGCAAATGCTGCTGGCGCAGCTCGCGAGGACGGCTGCGCCATCTGGCGATGAACCGTTGCAACGGGTGACAATTACGCCGCGTGCGCGGCGAACTGGCGCGCCGCTTGCGGGCGATGGCGTGCCGGTGGCGATCGGCCTCGCGCACGCGCAAGGCGGGTCGGGCGAAATCTCATCACCGCGCCAAAGCCGACGTCGGAGTGCGCTCATCGATGCCGCGATCGTACAAGCCGCTGTAGAACCAAGTGGCGCAATTGCGCGCAGCGCAGGCTTGGTCGAGCACGAGGTCAATGAGTTTTCTTCGACCGAAGTGACGGAGGAAATGACAGATCCGGGCCTTGGTAAACTGCTTCGGCCACGAGGGCTTGCGCAGCCACGCCTCCTGCCGGCGCCGCTCATGCCACAAACCGTCGCAAACTTGCCGATGCCAGCACCGCCAGTTCCGTGGACGCCGCCAAGCCGAGAAGAAATTGTGCCTGGTATTTCAAACCCTCCCGGCGGAGGAGTGGCACAAGCGGCGGGTGCAATAGATCCCGAAGCGGTGACAGCGGCACGCGAACAAGCGGCGGCGGCGGCGGCAGCACGCGAGCAAGCGGCGGTGGCGGCACGCGAGCAAGCTGCGGCGGCGGCACGCGAGCAAGCGGCGGCGGCGGCACGCGAGCAAGCTGCGGCGGCGGCACGCGAGCAAGCTGCGGCGGCGGCGCGCGAACAAGCGGCGGCAGCGGCGCGCGAACAAGCGGCGGCGGCGGCACGCGAGCAAGCGGCGGCAGCGGCGCGCGAACAAGCGGCGGCGGCGGCACGCGAGCAAGCGGCGGCGGAAGCAGCGGCACGTGATTTAGCCGCGGTAGCGAGCACGTCGGCGATGAAAGCGACGCCACTTGCGCAAGCGTTGCAGTTCGAAGAAGTGTTTTCAAATTTAGGTGTCGATGACCACGCCCTAACAACGGCCGATGTCGTTGAGGTGGCCGAACAGACTCCCGCTCTGAGTCGAACACGAACGAGCGAGCACTCGGCCGTCACGGAACTTTCCGTGTCACGGGTGGCGCCCCGCGCGCCGACGGCGACCGACA containing:
- a CDS encoding DUF4388 domain-containing protein, producing the protein MPESQQHLLIVDSDAPSLRVLEVMLRKAGFHVACATDLAEAQAYLASATPDLIVSEVFYTSAQPGVTEAARPTGGYDLLRMVRASTRFENTAFVFVTALTDVESKIAGLELGADEFLTKPIFAKEIVARLRLILQRRSHNKLTQAAAGDRTRFAGQLADMGVVDLLQTVEISRKSGAIALADLENQVGTIYFKDGSVVDAQLGILQGERAIYRFLTWLDGNFEVTFRDIPNERRITTSTQAVLMEGLRRLDEWNRLCEQLPPLGHRLDFDMAQVRRRLGDVPDEYNDLLRLLDGKRTALQVIDASGVADLEALAQLAKLYFEGLLQDRGPAEGAGAEAVAATAARAVGGNVNPAHETVSFEEAFDGVPSRVTESEHLEQLRMPASPPVATITPGSSDTSLSTEPKQTSPHAAKVTAPQRLAIRPPITVPAVITPRRLKPNTAPLGQEPLRSARNPLDSLSPPISGATPRTITSKAAEIARAALKANDEFESDTATRQIVPLGMPKAASLMPGMAGMSQGQMLLAQLARTAAPSGDEPLQRVTITPRARRTGAPLAGDGVPVAIGLAHAQGGSGEISSPRQSRRRSALIDAAIVQAAVEPSGAIARSAGLVEHEVNEFSSTEVTEEMTDPGLGKLLRPRGLAQPRLLPAPLMPQTVANLPMPAPPVPWTPPSREEIVPGISNPPGGGVAQAAGAIDPEAVTAAREQAAAAAAAREQAAVAAREQAAAAAREQAAAAAREQAAAAAREQAAAAAREQAAAAAREQAAAAAREQAAAAAREQAAAAAREQAAAEAAARDLAAVASTSAMKATPLAQALQFEEVFSNLGVDDHALTTADVVEVAEQTPALSRTRTSEHSAVTELSVSRVAPRAPTATDIAVPRTRTRARESTGTSAYLASTPRRWPMVLLGAICLVAVAVAALWLQARGGRAATSDQPVAVPSNLQDAASGGAGLALPDAATPDPIVDAMASPKDAAIAIVPPPVDAAIADAPPPTTDREIELEDSGDAGTTEPYRKHLSEARARLEQSDLPRARLAIEKSLAAKRTARALLVKADILRRQGENTKALATIDEALAMSSNYANAWDARGRLLWSLGRKAEARAAWGEYLKRKPTGDTAERIREIIGP